GTGACACGGTTCCAGAGATAGCCGATTACCTCCAGAAGGCTGAAGGGTATAAGGAAGGCCTGTCCACTCTGATCGCTGCCAATGCGCATAGGGCTGAGCGGCCGTGTCCGGATAGTAGCACTTTACGCGCTCCATGGGCACTCCAAGCTCCTCCGAAACGATTTGGGCATAAGCTGTGTATGCGCCCTGTCCCATGTCCATGGTCGCAGCCAAGACCTCCATCTCTCCATGACTGCCCAAAATATGCGATACGGCTTCTACGGCAATA
The nucleotide sequence above comes from Acetomicrobium sp. S15 = DSM 107314. Encoded proteins:
- a CDS encoding molybdopterin cofactor-binding domain-containing protein, with protein sequence DSYLAITSASTIRVSVSQNEISGSFVISLIDPHPYRRNEMTFFGYGHSFDDGQIHIAVEAVSHILGSHGEMEVLAATMDMGQGAYTAYAQIVSEELGVPMERVKCYYPDTAAQPYAHWQRSEWTGLPYTLQPSGGNRLSLEPCHIARSPNSPCQRTSPSGKEARA